A segment of the Lagopus muta isolate bLagMut1 chromosome 8, bLagMut1 primary, whole genome shotgun sequence genome:
TGGCAGGTGaatctgagccagcagtgtgccctggggCCAACAGGGCCAATTGAACCCTGGGGGCAGCAGGCCCTGCACTGCCATCCGACAGGAGGAGGGTGCCACAGGGGAAGTAAAACTATTAGAGTGTGGAGAGGGGCAAAAAGGTGGGGAAGGGTGAAGCTGAAAGCAGGTTTGTTCAACTGAATGTGTTGGTgaaggttttatttgtttgttttaaaccacAGGATGCCAGCTATTCTTAAACAAAACGTAGCTTGTGCTTGCTATTTTACTAAGCTTATATGTGTTAAGTGAAAGGAGTCTTTGAAGGGTATTTCTTATTCAAAATgcaccgggggggggggggggggggggggggggaaagatGCATAGGACTGTGAACCTAATGTCGGGACCTGATTTTCTGGATGCTGTGCAAGCTAATAAATATTATTGAATTTAATTGCTTCTGGGGTTCCTGGCAACTGTTCTCAGCATATTTCTGGAGAAGGTGCTCTGTGGATTGAAGTCAAGCTTGGAGGTGCTATGGAgacaaacaagaagaaataagcatcaaattgaaaaggaaacaaCGCATTCCAACATGATCCAACATTTCACCGAGTTTTATTCAGGGTACCCTGTTGTGTATGGCTTTCTAAGAGCTGGTCTTTCTCTTAGTgggaggacaaggaggaatggttttaaaggaggaaaggtttagattagatgtcgggggaagttcttcacagaaagggtagtgaagtgctggcacaggctgcctggagaggctgtggatgcctcatcacTGATGATGTTcgaggccagattggatgggtgCTGGGCAACATGGTCTAGTACTTGAACACTGTctgtggcagagggttggaacttggtgatccttgaggtcccttccaacccaagccattccatgtACCATCAAATCCTCCGTTGCTAACCAATACTGGATGCCTCAGAGGCAGAGATGCATGCTTTTGTCCTTTCTAAAATTCTCAATTGAGTAATAGTCTGACTGTTGATGTGTACATCAACTGTTACCTAAATGTGAACAgataagaggggaaaaaaaaaccaaacccttgAATGTGAGCAGTTTATGTTCATCAACATATATTGCTCCAGTATTTTCATGGCCACAGATGTGTGCTAATGCAGCCACACAATGTTTTAGCGGAAAACTAATTTGAAAAATAGCTGGCCCAAGGCACTCACTTCATTGactttcatctttttattttcccttaaaaGACCTATTCTTATTACAAGTACTGCAATAAATGGCTAAAGTAATTCTTCCTGTCAAGAGAAGTCCCTTTAGCAGTTCAATGAGAAATCTTTAACCTAAGAAGTTTAGTGGTTTTGAGTTTGTTCCCAATATATCCCATGCCTTTAAGTCCACTTGTGTGTCCAAAGTTTTGGTCAGATGTTTTTGAATGGAGTGAGTGGATGACAACAGCAGTTTTGTAGTAATGTTTCTGCTGACTAATTTGCTGGAACTATCTATACAAAAATGCCAATTACAAGTGAAGACATTCTTTACCAAGACTTTTGGTCTGGCTGGCGAAACTATGTGAGATCCTGTTTGAGTGCAGACAGGGAGGAGCAGCAAGAAGGTAGCAATGGGAGAGGATGGTTGGCATGACTAGTACTAGGGTTTAGTTTAGGATTTGCAGGGCAGCTTGACTTGAGGAAGGCTGAATAATACAGCAGGTACATGGGAGCCGCAGGAAACTAGCTTATGGTGCAGTCCAAGATGCAAAGGTTTGGGGAGCTTAGTGATTCTGGTGTCTCAGACTGGGTCCCCAGGGCTGTTGGGAAGCTGGTCTGTGGCGTGCCTCTCAGGACTGAGCCTGAGGGCAGTGGGGTAGAAGGCTGTGTGCCAGCACCCAGCAAGATTTCCTCACCTGGGAACTGCCCTTGCACCTGAGATCCAGGCAGGCTGCAAAAGTCCCTTCAGTGGCAGAAGGCAGGGAACTGGAGAAGTATCTCTGGGAAACTGGCAGGAAAGTAGTTGTCAGAAGTGTATAACTATATGAATTACAGCCTTgaacaatgttttaaaaatggtgttttgtagctggtGGATTGTTTGAATACTAACGGATTAGATGTAAattatgcagagaaaaagaatggtTTGCAATTTGTAATTACTGTGAAATGTTTTGAACTGATAATATGTTGAGAAAGACTTAAATTTAGTTGCTGAGCTAAAATTACAAAAAGCTTTGCAGGCAGCTCGGTTTACATCCAGCAGTAAGTAGGCACTTGATACTGAAATGATGGTCACATGTGTCTCCTCTAAAGGAGCTAGAAGATATGCCATTAAGAAAGGGCTTTGGATTTTTTGCTTGGTTGTCCTTCATTTTctcatggtgttttgtggtCTGGGCATTCAGAAAGTTCCCGAAGAGTTGCTTTCTAAAGCACGTAGAGAGATGAGCAAGTGTGAGGAAGGTTGGGGCTGAGCAGGGGAGTAAATGGGGCTGTCACACAAGCATGCATGAGAGCCACACTGCTGCATGGTCTTTTCTGCATGGTGAGAGCATCCCTTGGCAAAAGATAGTAAAACATACAAATAAGAAAGCCCAGATTCCTCCTGAGTGTGTATCTCAAGGGGCTGACTCacatctgtttggttttgttttcatttcatatgaGGTATCTAAGATGACAGAAAAGAGGCAGAGGCATGTCAGGAACTCATCTGCTGAGCACGAAGTGTTCAAGGGCACAGGCTTGGTGGTCTGCCCCAGACTTGCCTCCCAGCCTTGCTTTGTTgacttctttcccttctcctcctaTGCACTCTGAGACTTTTTCTAATGCCTTTTTATCCCAAAGTTTCCCTTTTACATCTTTTAAATCCTGTTTGTAAATGCAGTCCCACTCAACTTTTAAGCAAATCATAGATCAGGTTCTGGAGCTTTGCACAAAGCCCTCTTCCCGTATCTTTTCTGAAGACATGACAACTGAATGCTATCTCATCACACCTCTAGCAAGTTGCTGAGATCTGGAGAAGAGTTAAATAGCTGCAAATGTCACTCGTGGAAAGTTGGTGTCTGAAATGCTGTGATCAGTCAAGTCACTGTATGATTGTTTTACAGCTCAGCAGGGAACTGAATGGTGGGAAGGGATAACGTGTGGTGTTTTGAGGTTCAGGAGATCATGAATTATCTTTACATAAACATATCTTCTCTATTATTTATATACTTGTGGAATGgccaaagaaaaattaatcatcctttttttttcttttttttttttttcctttaaacacaATCATTCACAGGATCCTTCAAACCAGaaatgtggaagaaagaaaacagtgtccTTCAGCAGCATGccatcagagaagaaaataagcagcGCTAGTGACTGTATCAGCTTTATGCAGGCTGGGTGTGAACTGAAGAAAGTTCGTCCAAATTCCCGGATTTATAACCGTTTTTTTACTTTGGATCCTGATCTGCAGGCTCTTCGTTGGGAGCCTTCCAAAAAGGACCTTGAGAAAGCCAAGCTCGATATTTCTGCTATAAAAGAAATCAGGCTAGGGAAGAACACAGAAACGTTCAGGAATAACGGACTTGCAGATCAGATTTCTGAGGACTGCGCGCTGTCGGTAATTCACGGTGAGAACTATGAGTCCCTCGACCTGGTTGCCAATTCAGCTGACGTGGCCAATATTTGGGTATCAGGATTAAGGTACTTGGTTTCTCGTAGCAAACAACCCCTGGATTTGATGGAAAGCAGCCATAATACTCCACGGTTTGCCTGGCTGAAAACTGTCTTTGAAGCAGCAGACGTTGATGGTAATGGCATAATGTTAGAAGATACATCTGTGGAACTAATAAAGAAGCTTAACCCCACCTTAAAGGAATCAAAAATTAGATTAAAATTCAAGGAAATccagaagagcaaagagaaacTGACAACGCGAGTAACAGAAGAGGAATTTTACGAAGCGTTCTGCGAACTTTGCACCAGACCTGAAGTTTATTTCTTACTTGTGCAGATATCTAAAAACAAAGAGTATCTAGATGCCAATGACCTCATGCTGTTTTTAGAGGCTGAGCAAGGAGTGACCCACATAACAGAAGAAATGTGTCTAGATATTATACGCAGATATGAGCTTTCTCAAGAAGGACGTTTGAAAGGTTTTCTTGCAATTGATGGATTTACTCAATACTTGCTGTCCCCAGAATGTGATATTTTTGATCCCGAGCACAAAAAGATTGTCCAAGACATGACACAGCCCTTGTCGCATTACTACATCAATGCATCCCACAACACATATCTCATTGAAGACCAGCTCAGAGGGCCAGCTGATATCAATGGTTACGtcagagctttaaaaatgaGTTGTCGGAGTATTGAACTAGATGTCTGTGATGGCCCAGATAACGAGCCCATTATTTGTAACCGTAACAACATGACATCGccactttcatttcaaaatgttatcGAGGTGATAAACAAATTGGCATTCTTTGCATCAGAATACCCCCTTATTCTATGCTTGGGGAACCACTGCTCCGTACAACAGCAGAAGGTTGTGGTACAACACATGAAAAGGATCTTTGGAAACAAACTCTACACGGAGACACCTTTATCTTCAGAAGCCTACCTCCCGTCacctgagaaactgaaaatgaagatcaTTGTAAAGGGGAAGAAGCTGCCCTGCGACCAGGATATACTAGAAGGGGAAGTCACAGATGAAGATGAAGAGGCTGAAATATCCCGGAGACTGTCAGAAGACTTCTCAAGGGAACCAAAGCTGATCTGGCTGTGCAGGGAGTTATCTGACTTGGTGTCGCTATGCAAATCTGTCCAATACAAAGACTTTGAGACGTCCATGAAAGCTCAAAATTATTGGGAGATCTGCTCCTTTAGTGAAGCAGAAGCCAGTCGAATTGCAAATGAATACCCTGAGGATTTTGTCAACTACAACAAAAAGTTTCTTTCCAGGGTGTACCCGAGTGCTATGAGGATAGACTCCAGTAATTTAAATCCTCAAGATTTTTGGAATTGTGGTTGTCAGATAGTGGCAATGAACTATCAGACTCCAGGGCCCATGATGGACCTGCACACTGGCTGGTTTCTACAGAATGGTGGATGCGGGTATGTTCTCAGGCCTTCAGTGATGCGTGAAGAAGTGTCTTATTTCAGTGCAAATACAAAGGGCATTGTTCCAGGAGTCTCTCCCCAAGTTCTCCATGTCAAAATAATCAGTGGACAGAACTTTCCAAAACCCAAAGGTGCGTGTGCAAAAGGGGATGTCATTGATCCCTACGTTTGTATAGAAATACATGGGATTCCTGCAGATTGCACTGAACAAAGAACTAAAACCGTTCAGCAAAACAGTGATAACCCAATTTTTGATGAGAGCTTTGAGTTCCAGATCAATCTACCAGAATTGGCCATGATCCGTTTTGTTGTTTTGGACGATGACTACATCGGGGATGAGTTCATAGGGCAGTACACCATCCCACTGGAGTGCCTGCAGCCTGGATACAGGCACATACCGCTGCGGTCTTTTGTTGGCGATATCATGGAGCACGTTACGCTGTTTGTTCATATTGCAATAACCAATCGAAGTGGAGGTGGAAAGGCCCAAAAGCGCAGCCTCTCAGTGAGGataggaaagaaagcaagggaGTACACCATGCTGAGGAACACTGGGCTCAAGACTATCGATGACATTTTTAAGTTGGCTGTGCATCCACTACGAGAGGCCACCGACATGAGAGAGAACATGCAGGTATGGCTGTTGTCTGCATTGGTGTATACTGAACGCAGAAGCAGAGGTCCTGGTGAGCCTTGCCAGTAGGGAAAGCTTGGTGGAAAACTGGAGAAGCGTGAGGCCCACAGCCATCTCACCTTGTAACTGGGTGTTAAGAGGCTGACAGTTATAGGTGTTACCTAATAAGCAGATATGGGGCTAGgcaaaattgtttaaaaatcagTATGTTCTCTCTGAACACACACGTTATTGGGTGTGCTTGTCCAGGAATGCAGATGGGCGGATACATTTACATCCTCATGTCTTCAAAGcttcatttctttgcatttcttgcaGGAAAATGTCAGCaagcttttgctttgctgtctcaATGAGGGTTATGCTATATATCTTTTTTCTATTCATTAGAGTATTGCCTGCACCACAGAAACCCATCATGCTAAGAACAGCACATTACCCTGAGTGCCTGTTGCCACTGTTCAGCCAAGGGCTGTGAATGTTTAAAGTACAGCTGAAAGCTGCTTGGGTTGTAATTTCTGCCTTGCTAAATAGCTGTGTTGCCTTGCCTGGCTGAGTGCCTGCCCAGACAGTGGTGATGCACTGTGGCTCAGATGTTCTCCTGGCACCTTGTCTGCTTACCTGCTCTGCCCTGAGAGCAGCCAGAGCTCACTGTGTGTAAGTGCCTGGGTTATACTGTTGtgggcagcaggaggtgctgccACAGCAAGGGTGTTGTCTTCTGtgtgctgggcagctgtgcaggtTTGGTAAGTGTGAGCTCAGCTGAGAGGTCCATGCGCTGCCTAGAAACAAAACTGAGGAGCAATTAAACAATGAGTTTTCTttaatgagaaactgaaatcaGCCACAACTGTCTATCTCCTTGGTAAAGATACATaaacaattcatttttctgtcttgaaaacagtaaaaaaatgcGTATCACTTCATTGACCCCACTCTTCTGGATGGAGTCTAAAGCTAATGAAATGTTGGCAGCGAGGAAAGTTTACAAAATGACATAAGTTTTAAATCACTCCCAAAGGATTAGTCTAAGCATATTTTTAAGAATGGGAAACTCTTCCCAGCCTTTCCTGCAAGCCTTGAAAGTAACTAGTTTGAGCTGCTGACTCCACCTTCTGTCTAGGTCAGGATTATATACATGAActataatgaaagaaaatgttcttcgACTTGAACTCAGAAATAGCATTAATCTGCCTGCCAAACAAAATTTCAGTACAAGATCTTGCTTTTGGGAAGGCTCCGTAAAGACGCTGTCATTAGATTGAACAGCATGCTAATGCATTTGATTAATGAGAGACTTCTCTGTTAATAAGTTGGGCATTTGACTTTTTTCAGGAAGACATTGTAGGGTGAGTTATGAGCTGTTACATTATTCTCTCACTTAGATTTTTTTGGTGTCGTGGTCTCAGATTGTATGACTTGAGAAGCTAAATTATTGAGGGTGAGTCAGCCATACATCCACTGACTTGATAAATAAATTGTCATATGTTAGTTGGATTTGACCTGTATATACAGTATTGATTTTTCTTACATGTGACCTATTAAGAAGAAAGagtgtttgtatttctttatggTGTGGTAATGCAGGGCTGAAAACAAAGTatgttttttctgtctgcctttccCATGGGAAATATGTCTGTCGAACTTGTTCTTGCTGGAGGATGATAACGACAGGAGAGTGAGGCGATTACAGCATCAAAAGCAATTGGACTCCAAACACTTGAGAAGAGAAATAGCATTTTAGGCTGGTGGCTTGATATACTTGGGACCAAAGCTTGTCCCCACAGGGGCTGGATTTGCAATGCAGAGTAGCTGTAAAACTAGCCACGGGAATAGTCCTGGCAATGTTGTCTTGTCAACGTCTTGAGTGTGAAAGCAAAACTCTTAAAATCCTGCAAATGCTAACATGACCCTTCTGAGCTTGAAAGCATGCTTGCGCCTATATTTGGACGCATGGCGGAGAGGGAAGCCCCAAGGCAATGACTGTATGCTGGCAGGTGAGGATTTGTgcaaaactatttctttttcttcccccagaaTGCCATAGTGTCAGTCAAAGAGCTGTGTGGGCTGCCACCCATCGCAAGCCTGAAGCAGTGCATCCTGACCCTGTCCTCGCGGCTCGTAAGCAGTGAGAATGCTCCCTCTGTTACCCTCTGTATGAAGGACGCGTTTCCTTACCTAGAGCCTCTGGGGACTGTGCCTGACGTGCAGAAAAAGGTTCTGGCTGCATATGACCTGGTAGGTGCTTCCCACTGCTACCTGTGTCTTTTCCCATGGTTGCAAAAATGGCAGGCTTCTTGCTGGCTTTCTTCTGCCTGGAAGTTTCTGTTAAACGAATAGAGCTCTTCAGGCAATTTAAACTATGCAAAATTGTCCTATAATTCAAATCACAACAGCGGGCATTTCcttgttgttcctttttttcctttaaacatgGCTGTGACTAGCACATGTTGGCACTTCAGGAGTGACTTTGTttatgaaaacagcagcagttcagcatgTACCAGAGGCTGTTTTTCATTGTCCTTGAGAAGGGGCAAGATTTGTGTTTCCCTTTGCTTGTCTCCTCTCAGCAGAGAGCAAGGCCATCAGATAGGGAGGCAAAGCTGAGCTGTCCTCTCTCAATgcctttctgcagcactgtaCGTAGTGTCTGTGTCCCTGCTAAAACCAATTAAGTGTCTTTGTTTGAGAGGACACAGAAAGGAACGTTTTGAAATGCCCCCTCTTACATGTGGGGAAGGAGAAAGTGGTATGGTACAGAAGTACTTGCAAAATGTGAAGAGGCAATCTAAAATAATTTGATGtaaatgctgctgctcagcttcaTGTGCTGAGCACGTGTGACTTGTAGCAGGAATAGTTGTTCTTACATCATACCTCTCATGTTATTAGACTGCCTTGTATCTTCCCATCTTTGGTAGCTGATCCTCATCCACTGGTAGAAAACTGCATAGTTTTGTGAAATGTGACTTAAATATCACAGTGCATTTACAGTGCACAGCAATTATTTCCACAGCTTATGTACACAAGGAATAAAAGTAAGTATTGCAAGTAAGTTGAGGGGTATCAAATTGCTTCCAGAAACCCTGAAGTGTTATAAAATTGACTGCGTCTTTGACCAGCTATTACTGTGCCAAATACCCTCCTCCATTCCGTCTccaattttgctgttttaacaCACTTTTCAGGAGAAATGCTACaaatactctgaaaaaaaaaacactttgggTTCCTTCCAGAGTGGTTTGTATAATTTGAAGGTAATGCATTTGTGGTAATAGAATACCAGCTGTATCAATATTAGAGTGAGGATTTGATGTCCAGTCACCTGCCATGTTTAGGATGGAGTTGTTATGTAGTGTGATGCTTGGCTGAATGAGCAAATGCCacaaaacaaggatttcttCTGTATTCGGAGGTTTGCTTATGGAGTTTACCAAAATGAATGTGTCACCTCTGATCTTTATAATTATGTACTGGAGAGTATGCATGAGACATATCAAGGTCTCCACGCACTTTAGAAAtagttgttctgttttaaatagGTGAAAGGGCTCTTTGAGATGCAGATCAAAGCTCTTTAataactgtttttaaataatgtttacTTTCACATTTGTCTCTGATGGAGAAAAGATTTACTATCGAGATACAGTACAAGGGCTATATCATAGTGAAGAGAAATGATTCTTCCATTTTAGCTGATTTGAGCTGCAGTTCTGGTTAAGAAGAACATAGCTTATGATACTTTCGTTCATGTTGTCTGGCTGGTTGGATGTCTTATGTTGCTAATactatttgcttttgaaaaagcaaaagctagattttatgaatatatttgctttattttggttATTCCCTTCTTGAAGCAGCGTCAGCAGAAGATTGAAATCTATTTTGTCCTTTCTATATTTAGAACATAAAGTTTctgatatttgaaaatacagtgaGTATGTGGTGGAGGGTTTTGTGCTTTTAACACTGAGAAAGTATTCTTGCTATGGTATTTGTAGTGACTTGTT
Coding sequences within it:
- the PLCL1 gene encoding inactive phospholipase C-like protein 1 isoform X1 is translated as MQCSASECLEEVEPESTTSQTSFKGWQWQEGDLCVPEAFKRHTYAQRKLETVIEMLAFFLQKSRLIWGGVKGKNEKNFWEINGAGSSQDVVREILQSETSGEPAEHVKTKELKASVLLCDSLLPQEQRSCLEHPKACIRHTVDPSNQKCGRKKTVSFSSMPSEKKISSASDCISFMQAGCELKKVRPNSRIYNRFFTLDPDLQALRWEPSKKDLEKAKLDISAIKEIRLGKNTETFRNNGLADQISEDCALSVIHGENYESLDLVANSADVANIWVSGLRYLVSRSKQPLDLMESSHNTPRFAWLKTVFEAADVDGNGIMLEDTSVELIKKLNPTLKESKIRLKFKEIQKSKEKLTTRVTEEEFYEAFCELCTRPEVYFLLVQISKNKEYLDANDLMLFLEAEQGVTHITEEMCLDIIRRYELSQEGRLKGFLAIDGFTQYLLSPECDIFDPEHKKIVQDMTQPLSHYYINASHNTYLIEDQLRGPADINGYVRALKMSCRSIELDVCDGPDNEPIICNRNNMTSPLSFQNVIEVINKLAFFASEYPLILCLGNHCSVQQQKVVVQHMKRIFGNKLYTETPLSSEAYLPSPEKLKMKIIVKGKKLPCDQDILEGEVTDEDEEAEISRRLSEDFSREPKLIWLCRELSDLVSLCKSVQYKDFETSMKAQNYWEICSFSEAEASRIANEYPEDFVNYNKKFLSRVYPSAMRIDSSNLNPQDFWNCGCQIVAMNYQTPGPMMDLHTGWFLQNGGCGYVLRPSVMREEVSYFSANTKGIVPGVSPQVLHVKIISGQNFPKPKGACAKGDVIDPYVCIEIHGIPADCTEQRTKTVQQNSDNPIFDESFEFQINLPELAMIRFVVLDDDYIGDEFIGQYTIPLECLQPGYRHIPLRSFVGDIMEHVTLFVHIAITNRSGGGKAQKRSLSVRIGKKAREYTMLRNTGLKTIDDIFKLAVHPLREATDMRENMQNAIVSVKELCGLPPIASLKQCILTLSSRLVSSENAPSVTLCMKDAFPYLEPLGTVPDVQKKVLAAYDLMIQESRVLIETADITHDKIVQCQKAGMEFHEELHNLGTKEGLKGRKLSKAIESFAWNITVLKGQGDLLKNAKNEALENMKQIQLACLSCGLSKTGSGHADAKSKRCLEAIQEKDTGDENGRLC
- the PLCL1 gene encoding inactive phospholipase C-like protein 1 isoform X3, translating into MQCSASECLEEVEPESTTSQTSFKGWQWQEGDLCVPEAFKRHTYAQRKLETVIEMLAFFLQKSRLIWGGVKGKNEKNFWEINGAGSSQDVVREILQSETSGEPAEHVKTKELKASVLLCDSLLPQEQRSCLEHPKACIRHTVDPSNQKCGRKKTVSFSSMPSEKKISSASDCISFMQAGCELKKVRPNSRIYNRFFTLDPDLQALRWEPSKKDLEKAKLDISAIKEIRLGKNTETFRNNGLADQISEDCALSVIHGENYESLDLVANSADVANIWVSGLRYLVSRSKQPLDLMESSHNTPRFAWLKTVFEAADVDGNGIMLEDTSVELIKKLNPTLKESKIRLKFKEIQKSKEKLTTRVTEEEFYEAFCELCTRPEVYFLLVQISKNKEYLDANDLMLFLEAEQGVTHITEEMCLDIIRRYELSQEGRLKGFLAIDGFTQYLLSPECDIFDPEHKKIVQDMTQPLSHYYINASHNTYLIEDQLRGPADINGYVRALKMSCRSIELDVCDGPDNEPIICNRNNMTSPLSFQNVIEVINKLAFFASEYPLILCLGNHCSVQQQKVVVQHMKRIFGNKLYTETPLSSEAYLPSPEKLKMKIIVKGKKLPCDQDILEGEVTDEDEEAEISRRLSEDFSREPKLIWLCRELSDLVSLCKSVQYKDFETSMKAQNYWEICSFSEAEASRIANEYPEDFVNYNKKFLSRVYPSAMRIDSSNLNPQDFWNCGCQIVAMNYQTPGPMMDLHTGWFLQNGGCGYVLRPSVMREEVSYFSANTKGIVPGVSPQVLHVKIISGQNFPKPKGACAKGDVIDPYVCIEIHGIPADCTEQRTKTVQQNSDNPIFDESFEFQINLPELAMIRFVVLDDDYIGDEFIGQYTIPLECLQPGYRHIPLRSFVGDIMEHVTLFVHIAITNRSGGGKAQKRSLSVRIGKKAREYTMLRNTGLKTIDDIFKLAVHPLREATDMRENMQNAIVSVKELCGLPPIASLKQCILTLSSRLVSSENAPSVTLCMKDAFPYLEPLGTVPDVQKKVLAAYDLMIQESRVLIETADITHDKIVQCQKAGMEFHEELHNLGTKEGLKGRKLSKAIESFAWNITVLKLFVTME
- the PLCL1 gene encoding inactive phospholipase C-like protein 1 isoform X5, translated to MTSSLGQFGKSQLQDPSNQKCGRKKTVSFSSMPSEKKISSASDCISFMQAGCELKKVRPNSRIYNRFFTLDPDLQALRWEPSKKDLEKAKLDISAIKEIRLGKNTETFRNNGLADQISEDCALSVIHGENYESLDLVANSADVANIWVSGLRYLVSRSKQPLDLMESSHNTPRFAWLKTVFEAADVDGNGIMLEDTSVELIKKLNPTLKESKIRLKFKEIQKSKEKLTTRVTEEEFYEAFCELCTRPEVYFLLVQISKNKEYLDANDLMLFLEAEQGVTHITEEMCLDIIRRYELSQEGRLKGFLAIDGFTQYLLSPECDIFDPEHKKIVQDMTQPLSHYYINASHNTYLIEDQLRGPADINGYVRALKMSCRSIELDVCDGPDNEPIICNRNNMTSPLSFQNVIEVINKLAFFASEYPLILCLGNHCSVQQQKVVVQHMKRIFGNKLYTETPLSSEAYLPSPEKLKMKIIVKGKKLPCDQDILEGEVTDEDEEAEISRRLSEDFSREPKLIWLCRELSDLVSLCKSVQYKDFETSMKAQNYWEICSFSEAEASRIANEYPEDFVNYNKKFLSRVYPSAMRIDSSNLNPQDFWNCGCQIVAMNYQTPGPMMDLHTGWFLQNGGCGYVLRPSVMREEVSYFSANTKGIVPGVSPQVLHVKIISGQNFPKPKGACAKGDVIDPYVCIEIHGIPADCTEQRTKTVQQNSDNPIFDESFEFQINLPELAMIRFVVLDDDYIGDEFIGQYTIPLECLQPGYRHIPLRSFVGDIMEHVTLFVHIAITNRSGGGKAQKRSLSVRIGKKAREYTMLRNTGLKTIDDIFKLAVHPLREATDMRENMQNAIVSVKELCGLPPIASLKQCILTLSSRLVSSENAPSVTLCMKDAFPYLEPLGTVPDVQKKVLAAYDLMIQESRVLIETADITHDKIVQCQKAGMEFHEELHNLGTKEGLKGRKLSKAIESFAWNITVLKGQGDLLKNAKNEALENMKQIQLACLSCGLSKTGSGHADAKSKRCLEAIQEKDTGDENGRLC
- the PLCL1 gene encoding inactive phospholipase C-like protein 1 isoform X2, yielding MLAFFLQKSRLIWGGVKGKNEKNFWEINGAGSSQDVVREILQSETSGEPAEHVKTKELKASVLLCDSLLPQEQRSCLEHPKACIRHTVDPSNQKCGRKKTVSFSSMPSEKKISSASDCISFMQAGCELKKVRPNSRIYNRFFTLDPDLQALRWEPSKKDLEKAKLDISAIKEIRLGKNTETFRNNGLADQISEDCALSVIHGENYESLDLVANSADVANIWVSGLRYLVSRSKQPLDLMESSHNTPRFAWLKTVFEAADVDGNGIMLEDTSVELIKKLNPTLKESKIRLKFKEIQKSKEKLTTRVTEEEFYEAFCELCTRPEVYFLLVQISKNKEYLDANDLMLFLEAEQGVTHITEEMCLDIIRRYELSQEGRLKGFLAIDGFTQYLLSPECDIFDPEHKKIVQDMTQPLSHYYINASHNTYLIEDQLRGPADINGYVRALKMSCRSIELDVCDGPDNEPIICNRNNMTSPLSFQNVIEVINKLAFFASEYPLILCLGNHCSVQQQKVVVQHMKRIFGNKLYTETPLSSEAYLPSPEKLKMKIIVKGKKLPCDQDILEGEVTDEDEEAEISRRLSEDFSREPKLIWLCRELSDLVSLCKSVQYKDFETSMKAQNYWEICSFSEAEASRIANEYPEDFVNYNKKFLSRVYPSAMRIDSSNLNPQDFWNCGCQIVAMNYQTPGPMMDLHTGWFLQNGGCGYVLRPSVMREEVSYFSANTKGIVPGVSPQVLHVKIISGQNFPKPKGACAKGDVIDPYVCIEIHGIPADCTEQRTKTVQQNSDNPIFDESFEFQINLPELAMIRFVVLDDDYIGDEFIGQYTIPLECLQPGYRHIPLRSFVGDIMEHVTLFVHIAITNRSGGGKAQKRSLSVRIGKKAREYTMLRNTGLKTIDDIFKLAVHPLREATDMRENMQNAIVSVKELCGLPPIASLKQCILTLSSRLVSSENAPSVTLCMKDAFPYLEPLGTVPDVQKKVLAAYDLMIQESRVLIETADITHDKIVQCQKAGMEFHEELHNLGTKEGLKGRKLSKAIESFAWNITVLKGQGDLLKNAKNEALENMKQIQLACLSCGLSKTGSGHADAKSKRCLEAIQEKDTGDENGRLC
- the PLCL1 gene encoding inactive phospholipase C-like protein 1 isoform X6, with the translated sequence MKKISGKSMEQDPSNQKCGRKKTVSFSSMPSEKKISSASDCISFMQAGCELKKVRPNSRIYNRFFTLDPDLQALRWEPSKKDLEKAKLDISAIKEIRLGKNTETFRNNGLADQISEDCALSVIHGENYESLDLVANSADVANIWVSGLRYLVSRSKQPLDLMESSHNTPRFAWLKTVFEAADVDGNGIMLEDTSVELIKKLNPTLKESKIRLKFKEIQKSKEKLTTRVTEEEFYEAFCELCTRPEVYFLLVQISKNKEYLDANDLMLFLEAEQGVTHITEEMCLDIIRRYELSQEGRLKGFLAIDGFTQYLLSPECDIFDPEHKKIVQDMTQPLSHYYINASHNTYLIEDQLRGPADINGYVRALKMSCRSIELDVCDGPDNEPIICNRNNMTSPLSFQNVIEVINKLAFFASEYPLILCLGNHCSVQQQKVVVQHMKRIFGNKLYTETPLSSEAYLPSPEKLKMKIIVKGKKLPCDQDILEGEVTDEDEEAEISRRLSEDFSREPKLIWLCRELSDLVSLCKSVQYKDFETSMKAQNYWEICSFSEAEASRIANEYPEDFVNYNKKFLSRVYPSAMRIDSSNLNPQDFWNCGCQIVAMNYQTPGPMMDLHTGWFLQNGGCGYVLRPSVMREEVSYFSANTKGIVPGVSPQVLHVKIISGQNFPKPKGACAKGDVIDPYVCIEIHGIPADCTEQRTKTVQQNSDNPIFDESFEFQINLPELAMIRFVVLDDDYIGDEFIGQYTIPLECLQPGYRHIPLRSFVGDIMEHVTLFVHIAITNRSGGGKAQKRSLSVRIGKKAREYTMLRNTGLKTIDDIFKLAVHPLREATDMRENMQNAIVSVKELCGLPPIASLKQCILTLSSRLVSSENAPSVTLCMKDAFPYLEPLGTVPDVQKKVLAAYDLMIQESRVLIETADITHDKIVQCQKAGMEFHEELHNLGTKEGLKGRKLSKAIESFAWNITVLKGQGDLLKNAKNEALENMKQIQLACLSCGLSKTGSGHADAKSKRCLEAIQEKDTGDENGRLC